GTAGAGTAACACGCGGTCCTCGGCGTGATTGGCGATATATTCGAGCTGGTCCTCGAACAGGCGCGGATTGATGGTGTGAAGCACCGCGCCCATGCCGGTCGTGCCGTACCAGGCGATCAAATGATGGGCGTGGTTCATCGCCAGGGTGGCGACCCGGTCGCCGCGTCTCACGCCAAGGCGTTCCAGCGCCTGTGCCATCTTGCGCGCATCACGGGCAACATTGCGCCAGGTCGTGCGCGTGGTTTCCCCGCTCCCCCAGGCCGTCACGATTTCGCCGTCGCCATGCTCGCGTTCGGCGTGATCGATCAGGCGGGTGACCCGCAGGGACCAGTCCTGCATCGCTCCAAGCTGCACAGCTCTCTCCCTAGCCAGCGTTCGTCAGTGTGACGGCGGACTGTGAGCCTAGCAACCTATTTGTATTCGTGCCGGAACGACCGGAACTTGCAGGATGCCAAAAGATTAGAACGGCATCTTGAATCCGGGCGGAAGCGGCAGTCCGGCCGACATCTTCTGCATTTCCGCAGCGGCTGCCTGATCCGCCTTGCCCCGGGCGTCGTTGATCGCAGCGACGATGAGATCTTCCAGCATGGTCTTCTCGGAAACCTCCATCAGGCTGTCGTCGATGCTGACGCCGAGGATGCGGCCCTTTGCGGTCGCCTTGATCTTGACGAGTCCGCCCCCGCTCGCGCCCTCCACCTCGACCTTGTCGAGATTGTCCTGCGCCTTTGCGAGTTCCGCCTGGGCGTTCTGCGCCATCTGCATGATCTTATCGAGGTCGAGGTCTGGCATCTCAGGCTTCTTTCCGGTCGAGGGTTTCTAAGGTCGCGTCGGGAAACTGTTCGAGCAGGGTACGGACATTCGGCTCTTCCAGCACATCTGCTCGAACCTGCTCTTCGGCCATTCGTTCCTGCTCGTGAAGCGAAGGTTCGCCCCCTGGTCGGTGAAGCGCACCTGCCAGGCCTCGCCAGTCACCTTCTTCGCCGAATCCGCGAGCTTGCGCGAGAAATCCGGACCGAGAGGCCGAAGCGGCCGGAGGACAAGCGAGCCGGGCGCGAAATCGACCAGGCCGACATAGTCGCGAAGCTGCTGCCCCAAATGGTGCTCGCCTCTCGCTTCGAGCCGATCGATCAGCTCGGCGAAGCTTTGGGGCGGTTGAGGAGCGGCTGCCGGCGATGCCGCTGCGGCGGACGCTGCGGATCTTTGCGAACTGCCCTCGCCCTGAATCCGGCGCAGGAGCTCCGAGGGATCCGGGAGGTCGGCCGCATGGATCAGGCGAAGCAGCCCCATCGCCGCTGCCTCATGCGGATCGGGCGCCTGGCTGACGTCCTGCAAGCCCTTAAGCAGCATCTGCCACAGCCGGTGGATCGTGGCCCAGCCAAGCGCCGAGGCCCATTCGGACGCCGCCTCGCGCTCCTCGGCGGACTGGAGGACATCCCCGGAGGCTCCTGCCTTGGCGCGGGTCACGCCGTGGAGCGTTTCCATCAGACCGCGGATCAGGGAAGTTGGGTCGATGCCGAGCGAATGCGCCTCGTCGAGCTGCGAGAGTGTTTCCGACGCGTCGCCTTCGATCACGCTGGCCAGGAGACGGCGAACGCGCCCGCGATCGGCGAGGCCGAGCATCCCGCGCACCTCGGCTGCGCTGACCTTTCCTTCGCCATGCGCGATCGCCTGGTCGAGTATGCTGAGCCCGTCGCGGGCCGAGCCTTCGGCGGCCTTGGCGATGACGGCAAGCGCTTCATCGTCGATATCAACGCCCTCGGCCAAGGCCACGGCGCGGAAATGGGTCGCGAGCTTGTCGGAGGGTATTCGGCGAAGGTCGAAACGCTGGCAGCGCGACAGGACGGTAACCGGAACCTTGTCCACCTCCGTCGTCGCGAAGAGGAACTTAACATGCGCCGGCGGCTCCTCGAGCGTCTTCAACAAAGCGTTGAAGGCGCTCTTAGAAAGCATGTGCACTTCGTCGATGATGTAGATCTTGTAGCGCGCCGAGACGGCCGCGTAACGCACCGCGTCGATGATCTCGCGGACGTCGTCGACGCCAGTGTGGCTGGCGGCGTCCATTTCGATCACGTCGATGTGGCGGCCCTCCGCGATCGAGCGGCACGGGTCGCACACACCGCAGGGATGGATAGTCGGGCCGCCCTCGCCGTCCGGTCCGACACAGTTGAGCGCCTTGGCGATGAGGCGCGCGGTCGAGGTCTTGCCGACCCCCGCACCCCCGTCAGCAGGAAGGCATGGGCGATCCGGCCGCGCTCGATAGCATTTGCGAGCGTCTGGACCATGGCATCCTGGCCGATCAGCTCCTCGAAGCTTTGCGGCCGATATTTGCGGGCTAGGACGCGGTACGGCGCAGCTGGCGCAGCACGCTGCGGCTGCGGAGGCTCATCAAGACCCAAACCGGAGCCGAGATCGACCTGCGCTTCGTCGTTCGTATCGTGGGAATCGGACATTGCCGGGCAATGTAAGGAGCGAAATGGCTGGCGCGAAGCGAAATCGCTGCGCTCTGCCCGTGGTTTCTGAGGGTGGAAGCCGGCGACCCGGGACGAAATCGTTGTGGCTGCTTCCTTCCGGACCTGACCAGGTTGGCGACAGCCCCGCCCACCGACTTCCGAGCGCGCATATGGCGGCGTGGCCGCCCGAGCGCAAGAACCTAGCGGTCGAGATTATAGGCGGAAGGCGGAATCGTGACCGAGAAGGGAGCGCCGTCAGGAACCGCGAGCTGGCAGGCAAGGCGCGAGCGGCGGTTGGCATGGGCAGCGAGATCAAGGAGATCTTCTTCCTCCTCGCTCGCGGGCGGAAGCCGGCCGAAATCCTCCGCAGCGACGATGACATGGCAGGTCGAGCAGGCCATCGACCCTTCGCATGACCCCTCCAGCGCCTGGCCGCTCGCCTGGGCGAGATCGAGCAGGTTTGTACCGGGCACGGCCTCGATCTCGCGGTCGAGATCACCGGAGGACTTGAAGAATCGGACCAGGGTCACGCGGCCCATTCCTGCTGTTCGCGAGCCACCCGAACGATGTGGCGGCAGGCCGAGCGCAGTTCCGCCTCGCCAGTGTAGCGGCCGAAACCCAGGCGAATCGAGGAGTGCGCTTGGCGTTCGGTCAGGCCCAGCGCCCGAAGGACGTGGCTCGGGCGGCCCGATCCGGAAGCGCAGGCTGAGCCGAGCGAAAAGGCAATGTTGCGGAGCTCAGCGATAAGGCGTGCCGCGTCGAGCCCGTCGAGACGGAGATTGAGGTTGCCGTGATATCGGCTCGTGACACTGCCATTGATTGTCCAGTTATCCGAGAAGCTTGAGAGAGCAACTTCCCATAATTTCTCGACATGGTCCCGGTCGCGTTCCTGACATTCGGAAGCTAGGCGCGCGGCCTCGCCAAACCCGGCGCACAAGGCCGGCGAGAGCGTTCCCGAACGAACGCCGAGCTCCTGGCCGCCGCCGTGAAGGAGCGCGCGTGGCTCGGCACCTTTGCGCATCCATAGGCCACCTATGCCCTTTGGGCCGTGAATCTTGTGTGCGGACAAAGCGATAAGGTCCGGTCCCAGCGGCATTGGAACGCGCCCAAAGCCCTGTACGGCGTCGCACAGCATCACGGCGCCGACCTGGTGCGCCAACTCGGCAAGTCGCTCGACTGGCTGGATCACCCCTATCTCGTTGTTCACCAGCATGGCCGCGACCAGCGCCGTCCGCTCGTCGATCGCCCGTTCGGCTTCGTTAAGGTCGACGATTCCGTCGGGGCCCACAGGCAGGCGGACGACGGCAATGCCCTGCCCTTCGATCCAGTCGCAGGTATCGAGGACGGCGGCGTGCTCGGTCGCGATGGTCACTACCCGGCGTCGCTCGGAACGCTCGATCGTGCCCTTGATCGCCCAATTCAGCGCCTCGGTCGCACCGGAAGTAAACGCGAACCGACCCTCGTCGAGCCCGACCGCGGTCAGGATCCGGTCGCGCGCGACTTCGATCGCTGCGGCAGCTTCCCGGCCCCAGGTCGAGGGCGAATGCGGATTGGCGAACTTCTCCTCGATCCACGGGCGCATCGCCGCCACGACTTCCGGTGCAACCGGCGTTGTCGCCTGGTAATCGAGGTAGATCATGCCGCCTGTTCTGAGCGGTTCCGACTTGCGATCCGCTCGAATTCGCGCAGAAAAGCGTCAACATCGGCCTCGCTCGTTTCCGGGCCGAAGCTAATCCGGAGGTAGGAGGACGAGAGTTCCGGCTCGACTTTCATCGCCGCGAGCACGTGGCTCGCCTTGGCCTTGCCGGACGAGCAGGCGCTTCCGGCAGAGACGGCGATGCCTGCGAGGTCGAGACGGATGAGCATCGCCGCGCTGGTGCCCCCACGAAGGCCGATCGCGCCGATCGTCGGCGCGCGCGGTGCATCGGCGCCGATGATTTCGCCGCCCGCAGCCATGACTCCCGCTTCGAGCTTCTGGCGAAGCGCTGCGAAGCGGGCCATGTCATAAGGCTTGGCGGCAATCGCAGCGGCGAAAGAAATCGCGCCTGGCACGTCCTGGGTGCCGCGCCGGTAACCCTTCTCCTGCCCGCCGCCGCAGGGCGTAAGAGCGCGGAGATCCTTGACGAGCAAGGCGCCGACGCCGAGCGGTCCGCCCAGCTTGTGACCGCAGATGGCAATGAAATCGGCATCCGGTAGCGGCATCTTCGATGCGCCCTGCGCGCAATCGGCGAGAAGCAATGAACCAGACTCGCGGATCATGGGGTAGAGCCGGTCGAGCGGCTGGACGATCCCAGTCTCGTTATT
The window above is part of the Sphingomonas sp. HDW15A genome. Proteins encoded here:
- a CDS encoding YbaB/EbfC family nucleoid-associated protein, with translation MPDLDLDKIMQMAQNAQAELAKAQDNLDKVEVEGASGGGLVKIKATAKGRILGVSIDDSLMEVSEKTMLEDLIVAAINDARGKADQAAAAEMQKMSAGLPLPPGFKMPF
- a CDS encoding 2Fe-2S iron-sulfur cluster-binding protein, whose product is MGRVTLVRFFKSSGDLDREIEAVPGTNLLDLAQASGQALEGSCEGSMACSTCHVIVAAEDFGRLPPASEEEEDLLDLAAHANRRSRLACQLAVPDGAPFSVTIPPSAYNLDR
- a CDS encoding cysteine desulfurase family protein → MIYLDYQATTPVAPEVVAAMRPWIEEKFANPHSPSTWGREAAAAIEVARDRILTAVGLDEGRFAFTSGATEALNWAIKGTIERSERRRVVTIATEHAAVLDTCDWIEGQGIAVVRLPVGPDGIVDLNEAERAIDERTALVAAMLVNNEIGVIQPVERLAELAHQVGAVMLCDAVQGFGRVPMPLGPDLIALSAHKIHGPKGIGGLWMRKGAEPRALLHGGGQELGVRSGTLSPALCAGFGEAARLASECQERDRDHVEKLWEVALSSFSDNWTINGSVTSRYHGNLNLRLDGLDAARLIAELRNIAFSLGSACASGSGRPSHVLRALGLTERQAHSSIRLGFGRYTGEAELRSACRHIVRVAREQQEWAA
- a CDS encoding aminotransferase class V-fold PLP-dependent enzyme, whose translation is MTTRIYLDHAATTPVIKEAREAFQRGLDTPGNPNSPHGEGRAARALLEEARETIKEGLGWRHDVIFTSGASEAVEIAGKRACVLGRAYGATEHAIVPFAMGDEATVIPVHGNGLIDEQALADILAQGPALVAIQQVNNETGIVQPLDRLYPMIRESGSLLLADCAQGASKMPLPDADFIAICGHKLGGPLGVGALLVKDLRALTPCGGGQEKGYRRGTQDVPGAISFAAAIAAKPYDMARFAALRQKLEAGVMAAGGEIIGADAPRAPTIGAIGLRGGTSAAMLIRLDLAGIAVSAGSACSSGKAKASHVLAAMKVEPELSSSYLRISFGPETSEADVDAFLREFERIASRNRSEQAA